A region of Sandaracinaceae bacterium DNA encodes the following proteins:
- a CDS encoding 1-acyl-sn-glycerol-3-phosphate acyltransferase, giving the protein MRAFGQMLDLARLKRIRLTPEPLGQRLVGGVLLHANYNVPPGNVRIDVEGLERIPQEPVIFAMNHTDKYNYFPFQYYLWKRTGRLTATWVKGKYYESRAVGSFMEWTNQLPTVSRGYIIARDFLSTVGRKPTVPEYDALRHWVDDAAAIDRQPGPTPAVEVPSELLRQARSVLGCPFEPSQHSYAEAVNATYAAMMREFIGLHEQAFGCGLDLLIFPQGTRSVALTRGHVGLAQVALRYKKTVVPIGCSGSDLLYPGESPWAKPGHVRYRIGEPIAYGAVPDCTIDVPYEPFTPAAEHAHRAVFQRHVDFVMDRINDLLEPRYQYGGDPEGTVVAGTERFL; this is encoded by the coding sequence ATGCGAGCGTTCGGCCAGATGCTCGACCTCGCCCGCTTGAAGCGAATTCGCCTCACTCCCGAGCCGCTCGGGCAGCGTCTGGTCGGCGGCGTCCTGCTCCACGCCAACTACAACGTCCCGCCCGGAAACGTGCGCATCGACGTCGAGGGGCTGGAGCGTATCCCCCAGGAGCCGGTCATCTTCGCGATGAACCACACCGACAAGTACAACTACTTCCCGTTCCAGTACTACCTGTGGAAGCGCACCGGACGCCTCACCGCGACCTGGGTCAAAGGCAAGTATTACGAGAGCCGCGCGGTAGGCTCGTTCATGGAGTGGACAAACCAGCTCCCGACGGTCTCTCGGGGCTACATCATCGCTCGAGACTTCCTGAGCACCGTCGGACGCAAGCCCACGGTGCCCGAGTATGACGCGCTGCGGCATTGGGTCGATGACGCGGCGGCCATCGATCGCCAGCCGGGCCCGACGCCTGCCGTCGAGGTCCCCTCCGAGCTGCTACGCCAGGCTCGCAGCGTACTCGGCTGCCCCTTCGAGCCGTCCCAGCACAGCTACGCGGAGGCCGTCAACGCCACGTACGCCGCGATGATGCGTGAGTTCATCGGGCTCCACGAGCAGGCCTTCGGCTGTGGCCTCGACCTCCTGATCTTCCCCCAAGGCACCCGCTCGGTGGCGCTGACTCGCGGGCACGTCGGCTTGGCCCAAGTGGCCCTGCGCTACAAGAAGACCGTCGTGCCCATCGGGTGCAGCGGCAGCGACCTCCTCTACCCCGGGGAGAGCCCCTGGGCCAAGCCCGGACACGTTCGTTACCGCATCGGCGAGCCAATCGCCTACGGGGCCGTCCCCGACTGCACGATCGACGTGCCCTACGAGCCGTTCACGCCAGCCGCAGAGCACGCCCACCGCGCCGTGTTCCAGCGCCACGTCGACTTCGTCATGGACCGCATCAACGACCTGCTCGAGCCGCGCTACCAATACGGCGGCGACCCCGAGGGCACCGTGGTCGCAGGCACGGAGCGCTTCCTCTGA